In one Luteolibacter arcticus genomic region, the following are encoded:
- a CDS encoding PEP-CTERM sorting domain-containing protein, with protein MKKTILLLICAGTCLTAHSAVITFSSQTFRQTNESTPADTTWVTTAGTLYGAKNIGGVTTTVNGVTFTGVSGSSVNGGNGALSQPNVAWSIAVGSSFFSEGGGNSANNFLDSGGYNSGAQALQFSSLTVGNTYAVDMVFADTRAALNGRYVNVSGTVVSGVTLTDYGIGITNQQYAFGTGDAGFLVIKATFVADTVTQDFSIRGFNANATNSGGQLNAFQIRNLGVVPEPCTSLLGGFGMLALLQRRRRDR; from the coding sequence GTGAAGAAAACCATTCTTCTGCTCATCTGCGCAGGCACCTGCCTGACCGCTCATTCGGCCGTCATCACCTTCAGTTCCCAGACGTTTCGACAGACCAACGAATCCACCCCGGCCGACACGACTTGGGTCACCACCGCGGGAACCCTCTATGGTGCCAAGAATATTGGCGGCGTCACTACAACGGTGAACGGCGTGACCTTCACGGGGGTCTCCGGATCCAGCGTCAATGGCGGGAATGGCGCCTTGTCCCAACCCAATGTCGCATGGTCGATTGCAGTAGGCAGCTCCTTCTTCAGCGAAGGCGGCGGCAATTCCGCCAACAACTTCCTGGATTCGGGAGGCTACAATAGTGGTGCTCAAGCCCTACAGTTCAGCTCGCTGACGGTCGGGAACACCTATGCTGTCGACATGGTTTTCGCCGACACGCGTGCCGCCCTCAATGGACGCTATGTGAATGTCAGTGGAACTGTCGTTTCCGGCGTCACGCTGACGGATTACGGCATTGGCATCACCAACCAGCAATATGCGTTCGGCACGGGTGACGCGGGCTTCTTGGTGATTAAAGCCACCTTCGTTGCCGACACGGTGACCCAGGATTTCAGCATCCGGGGGTTCAACGCAAATGCGACAAATTCCGGCGGTCAGTTGAATGCGTTCCAGATCCGGAACTTGGGTGTCGTTCCCGAGCCTTGCACCTCACTGCTTGGCGGATTCGGAATGCTCGCCCTGCTGCAGCGCCGCCGCCGCGACCGCTGA
- a CDS encoding beta strand repeat-containing protein, with the protein MPKLLAFSAPLMLSPLAAAAAPVAGVTATASTSYVHGSISTANLVNNSGLSVPNDVTATHAGFGEGGGGNGWHSSGGVVDNEFVTLNLNGTYNIAHIHLWQMSQTGNLGRGVKQIDLLVSTNGTDFTPVASDLQLTQSAGGPVAAQTFPINQAGITHVRIGIDSAWSGATNEYVGLSEVKFTEGVLTETFAPTFSLAAGTYLGERAVTVSCGTPGATIYYTTNGSPPTNTSSSGSTGLTVNLPVGTTTLQAYGHLDGNTDSGIASATYTIQATSSGVWTNAAGGSWSQAANWQGNVIPVGATADFGTLNLTADTQVTLDGPRTMSNLIFGDTTPSNDWILNAGTEGPLTLDIAAGTPSIAVNNRTATLDLVLAGSKGLNKTGSGTLALTGANTYTGVTALNEGTLRLADLASHRSSVVMATTTICEANLATNVSAAQSFNITGTGTLVKTGAGTWFTGSAGRVGISLGTGGLVDIQAGTLSNGAHQQSWTGNQGSVHIAAGATLDIVAENVPIDALTGAGSLLNSYPPSGTRTTTVGIADGSGTFSGVISSGVLALNKAGSGNQILTGANTYTGATTISGGTLQLGNGGTSGSLSTSSTITTNGTLAFNRSDDVVQGIHFSGNAIGGTGGLTQTGPGILTLTASNGYTGPTAVTGGGLVVDLNPGTTWNVADLDLASGTSLSLRNFASDSGNPALDATASLAAHGTVTLSVAGTFSEGTFPLLYYPSGSVIGGEGFAAFTLGTLPSGVEAHLENNEENFSVDLVVTEVAGYQGWIGGFTFEDGADLTVSGDADHDGLDNGLEYALGLAPNQSNGSPGTFTGSQVSFTKGAEAIANRDVTYVIEISNDLGLADPWTAVVTHAPPDASATISYTFTGGETKGFARLKVTNH; encoded by the coding sequence TTGCCCAAACTTCTCGCGTTCTCCGCGCCCTTGATGCTGTCACCGTTGGCTGCGGCTGCGGCTCCAGTCGCCGGAGTGACCGCTACTGCCTCGACAAGCTATGTGCACGGCTCCATCAGCACGGCGAACCTTGTCAACAACTCGGGGCTGAGTGTCCCGAATGACGTGACTGCCACCCACGCCGGATTCGGTGAAGGTGGAGGCGGAAACGGATGGCACTCAAGCGGTGGCGTGGTGGACAACGAGTTCGTCACGTTGAATCTCAACGGCACCTACAATATTGCCCATATCCACCTCTGGCAGATGAGCCAAACGGGTAATCTCGGCCGGGGTGTGAAACAGATCGATCTACTGGTTTCGACCAACGGCACCGACTTCACCCCAGTTGCTTCCGACTTGCAGTTGACCCAGTCGGCGGGGGGTCCCGTCGCTGCCCAGACCTTCCCCATCAACCAAGCCGGAATCACTCATGTCCGGATCGGCATTGATTCGGCATGGTCAGGAGCCACCAATGAATACGTAGGTCTTTCTGAGGTGAAGTTCACAGAAGGGGTGTTGACGGAAACATTCGCTCCCACCTTCAGTTTGGCGGCGGGCACCTATCTGGGTGAGCGGGCCGTGACCGTCTCCTGTGGGACGCCGGGAGCCACCATCTATTACACCACGAACGGCAGTCCGCCGACCAACACCTCGTCGTCGGGGTCCACCGGCCTGACTGTGAATCTTCCGGTGGGCACCACCACCCTTCAGGCATACGGTCATTTGGATGGCAATACCGACAGCGGCATTGCCAGCGCCACCTACACGATTCAAGCCACATCCTCGGGCGTCTGGACCAATGCGGCCGGCGGTTCATGGAGCCAAGCCGCCAATTGGCAGGGCAATGTAATCCCCGTCGGGGCGACAGCCGATTTCGGCACCCTGAATCTGACCGCAGACACGCAAGTGACGCTTGATGGTCCGCGGACGATGTCGAATTTGATTTTCGGCGATACCACCCCCAGCAATGACTGGATTTTGAACGCTGGCACGGAAGGCCCGCTGACGCTGGACATCGCAGCCGGCACCCCCTCCATCGCGGTCAACAACCGAACCGCCACTCTCGACTTGGTGCTCGCGGGCAGCAAGGGCTTGAACAAGACGGGCAGCGGCACTCTCGCCCTCACTGGTGCCAACACCTACACGGGCGTTACCGCCCTTAATGAAGGCACCTTGAGATTGGCTGACTTGGCCAGCCACCGGAGTTCCGTCGTCATGGCCACCACAACGATTTGTGAAGCCAACTTGGCCACCAACGTCAGTGCCGCCCAGTCTTTCAATATCACCGGCACCGGCACTCTGGTCAAAACGGGAGCGGGAACCTGGTTTACCGGCAGTGCGGGCCGGGTCGGCATCAGTTTAGGAACTGGCGGCTTAGTCGATATCCAGGCAGGCACACTCAGCAACGGTGCTCACCAGCAGAGCTGGACTGGCAACCAAGGCTCGGTGCACATCGCCGCGGGGGCGACTCTGGACATCGTGGCGGAGAACGTTCCTATCGATGCCCTCACTGGCGCGGGTTCGTTGCTCAACAGCTACCCGCCGAGCGGAACGAGGACCACGACGGTTGGCATCGCCGACGGCTCCGGCACTTTCAGCGGCGTCATTTCCTCGGGCGTCCTGGCGCTCAACAAGGCTGGCAGCGGTAACCAGATTCTCACCGGGGCTAACACCTACACCGGTGCGACCACGATCAGCGGGGGCACGCTACAGTTGGGCAACGGCGGCACCAGCGGCTCCCTCTCCACGAGCAGCACCATCACCACCAACGGCACTCTGGCCTTCAACCGCAGTGATGATGTCGTCCAAGGCATCCACTTCAGCGGCAATGCCATCGGTGGCACCGGCGGCCTGACCCAGACTGGCCCCGGTATCCTCACTCTCACGGCCAGCAACGGGTACACCGGCCCGACCGCCGTGACCGGCGGCGGGCTCGTGGTGGACCTTAATCCGGGCACCACCTGGAATGTTGCCGACCTGGACCTTGCCAGCGGAACCTCGCTGTCCCTGCGCAACTTCGCCAGCGATTCGGGGAATCCGGCCCTCGACGCGACGGCCTCTCTGGCGGCCCACGGCACGGTGACCCTTTCGGTGGCCGGGACCTTCTCTGAAGGGACTTTCCCGCTGCTTTATTATCCCTCGGGCTCCGTGATCGGTGGCGAGGGCTTTGCCGCCTTTACCCTCGGCACATTGCCCAGCGGGGTCGAGGCTCACTTGGAGAACAACGAGGAGAACTTCTCCGTCGACTTGGTCGTTACAGAAGTAGCGGGCTATCAAGGTTGGATCGGCGGCTTCACCTTTGAGGATGGTGCCGACCTGACGGTCAGCGGGGACGCGGATCACGACGGCTTGGACAACGGGCTTGAATATGCGCTTGGCCTCGCGCCGAACCAGTCCAACGGCTCGCCCGGCACCTTCACAGGAAGCCAAGTCTCCTTCACCAAGGGTGCCGAAGCGATCGCCAACCGCGACGTCACCTACGTCATCGAAATCTCGAACGATCTCGGCCTGGCCGATCCATGGACGGCGGTGGTTACCCATGCACCGCCGGATGCTTCCGCGACGATTTCCTACACATTCACGGGCGGCGAAACCAAGGGATTCGCGCGTCTCAAGGTGACAAACCACTGA
- a CDS encoding immune inhibitor A, protein MSSPIHPCTPDRKQACVRPPPLLLAIFAAWLSMLTLPSLGGVLWSEKFDDAGAAGRWQAGGDWEIGPVTGGPGNAVSASGVAATGLAAGAIPAITRRIASVGSITIPVSSVSPRLRFRQWHRFSSGSIGRIQVRQVGAEWINLEGASVSGQSTGWEWVCMALDDHSGQSIEIGFLCETGAAAAAPGWYLDDVEVVDGPESDYAAWRAGYFPGAYPDLTKEAAVWGG, encoded by the coding sequence ATGTCCTCCCCGATTCATCCCTGCACGCCGGATAGAAAGCAGGCCTGCGTCCGGCCTCCTCCGCTCCTCTTGGCGATCTTCGCGGCATGGTTGAGCATGTTAACGCTGCCGTCTTTGGGCGGGGTGTTATGGTCAGAGAAATTCGACGATGCCGGTGCCGCCGGTCGTTGGCAGGCCGGAGGTGATTGGGAGATCGGCCCGGTGACGGGTGGCCCGGGCAATGCGGTCTCTGCATCTGGCGTCGCGGCTACCGGTCTCGCGGCTGGGGCCATTCCGGCTATCACCCGCCGCATCGCCAGCGTTGGTTCGATCACCATTCCTGTCTCTTCGGTATCACCACGGCTACGCTTCAGACAATGGCATCGCTTTTCATCAGGAAGCATCGGACGGATCCAAGTGCGCCAGGTGGGGGCGGAGTGGATCAACTTGGAAGGAGCTTCGGTGAGTGGTCAAAGTACCGGGTGGGAGTGGGTATGCATGGCCCTCGACGATCACTCCGGACAATCCATCGAGATCGGATTCCTCTGCGAAACGGGAGCTGCGGCAGCTGCGCCGGGTTGGTATCTGGATGACGTGGAGGTGGTCGACGGTCCTGAGAGTGACTATGCTGCCTGGCGGGCGGGCTATTTTCCCGGAGCTTATCCAGACTTGACCAAGGAAGCTGCTGTATGGGGGGGATGA
- a CDS encoding SOS response-associated peptidase codes for MDWLVAEALEASMFEEGVYQIVRPTLMSPVIVPDRSFRIVSWGFRYTPRGQKKPRTVVNSREDQLKIRLWRDKFQSNRCLIPASAFFEWVKGEDGKMVPLRFTRPGNKGILMAGVWGEEEGRGECFSMITTDPTTSIGAIHDRMPAVLAEDQLRPYLEGELNEFGPSKVMLDWVPTENFLTRKKKEPAAAKPQDRPSQGELF; via the coding sequence GTGGACTGGCTGGTTGCCGAAGCGCTTGAGGCATCAATGTTCGAGGAGGGCGTGTATCAGATCGTCCGGCCAACACTGATGTCTCCCGTGATCGTTCCCGACCGGAGCTTCCGGATCGTGTCGTGGGGCTTCCGCTACACCCCCCGAGGCCAGAAGAAGCCGCGGACAGTTGTGAACTCACGTGAGGATCAGCTTAAGATTCGGCTCTGGCGGGACAAGTTCCAGTCGAACCGGTGCCTGATACCGGCGTCCGCCTTCTTCGAGTGGGTGAAAGGTGAGGACGGCAAGATGGTCCCACTCCGTTTCACGCGACCCGGCAACAAGGGTATCCTGATGGCCGGAGTTTGGGGCGAAGAGGAGGGCCGCGGTGAGTGCTTTTCAATGATCACGACGGACCCGACGACTTCAATAGGAGCTATCCACGATCGAATGCCGGCGGTCCTGGCGGAAGATCAGCTACGCCCCTATCTGGAAGGTGAACTCAATGAGTTCGGCCCATCGAAGGTGATGCTCGATTGGGTGCCGACAGAAAACTTTCTCACCCGAAAAAAGAAAGAACCGGCTGCGGCGAAGCCGCAAGATCGTCCCTCCCAGGGCGAGCTTTTTTAA
- a CDS encoding response regulator has product MTRASKLPRAAAPIRVALVEDQAGLRDSLREILDGSEGITCVAACVNAEQALAELPGIKPQVVFMDINLPGMDGVSCVRQLAGVLTETLFVMLTVHDNSDAVFSSLEAGACGYLQKPVRAADLVAAARDVMAGDSPMSAKIARLVVQAFKRPVPEKLPKSAEFELTVREREVLDLLVEGFLYKEIGEKLQISDHTVHFHIRHIYSKLQVRSRAQAVAKVMKR; this is encoded by the coding sequence ATGACCCGAGCAAGCAAACTTCCACGGGCCGCCGCTCCCATTCGTGTCGCCTTAGTCGAGGACCAGGCGGGACTGCGCGATTCGCTGCGGGAGATTCTGGATGGCAGCGAGGGCATCACTTGCGTCGCGGCTTGTGTGAATGCGGAGCAGGCCTTGGCCGAGCTGCCGGGCATCAAGCCTCAGGTCGTGTTCATGGATATCAACCTCCCCGGCATGGATGGCGTCTCGTGCGTCCGGCAACTGGCGGGGGTCCTAACAGAAACCTTGTTCGTGATGCTCACGGTTCACGACAACAGCGACGCCGTTTTCAGTTCGCTCGAAGCCGGGGCCTGCGGTTATCTCCAGAAGCCGGTTAGGGCAGCCGATCTCGTCGCCGCTGCCAGGGATGTGATGGCCGGCGACTCGCCGATGTCCGCGAAGATCGCCCGACTGGTCGTCCAGGCTTTCAAGAGGCCTGTGCCCGAGAAGCTCCCGAAGAGTGCCGAATTCGAATTGACCGTGCGGGAGCGCGAAGTGCTGGATCTCCTGGTTGAGGGTTTCCTCTACAAGGAGATCGGCGAGAAGCTCCAGATTAGCGATCACACGGTGCATTTCCACATCCGCCACATCTACAGCAAGCTGCAGGTCCGTTCCCGGGCGCAGGCGGTGGCCAAGGTGATGAAGCGTTAG
- a CDS encoding sensor histidine kinase has product MRKHPGAVYAAQSLLGAAGFWCVLGGPLPLHAEHIPLTSAKATFHSGTAAELAHVIDDIESGPFGWSVAPKFSEPQSLVVHCAKPVEATELDISLFFLSGRPNASIAEFALSYTTDDQPSLNGNWESLVIQRYAAEVVNLTRLEDGHLRSSVGPAGVNGVIPDDTYRLVVQVPRGRATGFRIEAFPLLDAKGAPRAMSWSHVRDFVLTEFRVAEHVRATTNIALHCPVKSSHPLYGVMKPGALTDGLPATLAHPLDEALGAGFHFDIDLGRSAAFDHINLRGRGDEWLDRFSRVLIRIYEEDPDTGAPPVWEGLDRADGSHPAPGEHDVIRASLGKGSFRGRYMRLSSDSPVPLSPQLAEVEVYESRAPEVVSALADGREIPVSGGLDLPPGVRRLSLRLRIPQIGKPTGTLLRWRVRGDLEEWQTSQLLTIDMPCPPPGKMVFEAQALHSDREWNATVLSLPIHARQHFWESHLVQGLASGATLLAAVWLARFLTKRRAARQLDLIRARASLAEERTRIARDLHDDLGANLARIGFLTEIAGRSIDDPEHVRLQLEKIYGTARDLTRQLGTVVWAVDPANDTLESFARYLHGHAEEYLGIAGIRCHFTSTEAMPAMRLSSTLRYHLLMIAKESLHNVVKHAGASLVAFSIAITDKDLILEISDNGRGLPPADAMKPGNGLANMQSRAAAIGGHCVFLSPPEGTGSVIRLTLPLNQLESTSTMATSPDLLAHS; this is encoded by the coding sequence ATGAGGAAGCATCCGGGCGCGGTTTACGCGGCGCAGTCCCTTTTGGGCGCGGCGGGGTTCTGGTGCGTCCTCGGCGGCCCGCTGCCCCTGCACGCGGAGCATATCCCGCTCACATCCGCGAAGGCCACGTTTCACAGCGGTACTGCCGCCGAATTGGCTCATGTGATCGATGACATCGAATCCGGACCCTTTGGCTGGTCCGTCGCGCCGAAGTTTTCCGAGCCACAGTCGCTGGTCGTCCACTGTGCCAAACCGGTCGAGGCGACCGAACTGGATATCTCGCTGTTCTTTCTCTCCGGACGTCCCAACGCCTCGATCGCGGAGTTCGCGCTTTCCTATACGACGGATGACCAGCCGTCCCTGAATGGAAACTGGGAGTCACTGGTGATCCAGCGTTACGCGGCGGAAGTGGTCAACCTCACTCGCTTGGAGGACGGCCATTTGCGCTCAAGCGTGGGCCCCGCGGGTGTGAACGGGGTGATTCCGGACGATACCTATCGCCTCGTTGTCCAGGTGCCCCGAGGCCGGGCGACCGGGTTCCGCATCGAGGCTTTCCCATTGCTCGATGCCAAGGGCGCCCCGCGTGCCATGAGCTGGAGCCACGTTCGCGACTTCGTCCTCACCGAGTTCCGGGTTGCGGAACATGTGCGCGCCACCACCAACATCGCGCTGCATTGCCCGGTCAAAAGCTCCCACCCGCTCTATGGTGTGATGAAACCGGGGGCGCTCACCGACGGCCTGCCCGCGACCCTCGCCCACCCCTTGGACGAAGCGCTTGGTGCGGGCTTCCATTTCGACATCGATCTCGGCCGCTCCGCTGCATTCGATCATATCAATCTCCGGGGTCGCGGTGATGAATGGTTGGACCGCTTTTCGCGAGTCCTGATCCGGATCTACGAGGAGGATCCGGATACCGGAGCTCCTCCTGTGTGGGAAGGCCTCGATCGCGCCGATGGGAGCCATCCCGCGCCCGGCGAGCACGATGTCATTCGCGCCTCTCTGGGGAAGGGGAGCTTCCGCGGCCGCTACATGCGCCTCTCATCGGACAGCCCCGTCCCGCTCTCGCCGCAACTCGCGGAGGTGGAGGTCTACGAGTCGCGGGCTCCAGAAGTGGTTTCAGCTCTCGCCGATGGCCGGGAAATCCCCGTCAGCGGCGGTCTCGATCTTCCGCCCGGGGTCCGGCGGCTTTCCTTGCGCCTGAGGATTCCGCAAATCGGCAAGCCGACCGGCACCTTGTTACGCTGGCGGGTTCGCGGGGATTTGGAGGAATGGCAGACTTCCCAGTTGCTGACCATCGACATGCCCTGCCCGCCACCGGGGAAGATGGTATTCGAGGCTCAGGCCCTGCACAGCGACCGCGAATGGAACGCCACCGTCCTCAGCTTGCCCATCCACGCCCGGCAACATTTTTGGGAGTCCCACCTCGTCCAAGGTCTCGCCAGCGGCGCCACGCTGCTCGCCGCGGTGTGGCTGGCCCGCTTTCTCACCAAACGACGCGCGGCCCGCCAGTTGGACCTGATCCGGGCCCGCGCGTCCCTTGCCGAGGAGCGCACGCGCATCGCCCGCGATCTCCACGACGACCTCGGCGCGAATCTCGCCCGAATCGGCTTCCTCACCGAAATTGCCGGGCGCTCGATTGACGACCCGGAGCACGTCCGTCTCCAGTTGGAGAAAATCTACGGGACCGCACGCGATCTGACCCGTCAGCTCGGTACCGTGGTGTGGGCGGTGGATCCAGCGAACGACACCCTGGAAAGTTTCGCCCGCTATCTTCACGGTCACGCGGAGGAATACCTCGGCATCGCCGGAATCCGCTGCCATTTCACCAGCACCGAGGCCATGCCGGCGATGCGCCTGTCCTCCACCTTGCGCTACCATCTACTGATGATCGCGAAGGAGAGTTTGCACAACGTCGTCAAACACGCCGGGGCCAGTCTGGTTGCCTTCAGCATCGCGATCACCGATAAGGACCTCATCCTGGAAATCTCAGACAACGGCCGCGGCTTGCCGCCAGCGGATGCGATGAAACCCGGCAACGGCTTGGCGAACATGCAATCCCGCGCCGCAGCCATTGGTGGTCACTGCGTATTCCTCAGTCCCCCCGAAGGTACTGGATCCGTGATCCGATTGACTTTGCCGCTGAACCAGTTGGAATCCACCTCCACCATGGCGACGAGCCCCGACCTCCTCGCACACTCATGA
- a CDS encoding DNA polymerase III subunit alpha: MPLPLPTFSEFHGTSAFSFLRGASQPETLVHRAAELGYRSLALPDVGGFYGSARAHAAAKEVAIRAIVASSLKLPDGAFVPVLCATRRGYQILSRHLTDVHLGTPQRAALGTGDLIALTGDREGPVVRHLLRDDKDSALASATSLVGTFGPGNVFVELNRHGLRDDSRLNRHLIDLAGYLKLPLGACNAPLHATRADRMLADAFSCLRHHVSLDAAGHLLEPNGERHLKSPRQMVELFADIPEAIDNGRRLEKRIDFTLENLGYRFPDYPDGRGNPLSIAEQQTMLRRFTYEGSGSRYAPNLVPRRVKTQLEHELALIGRLGFAGYFLIVREIIEFARGRGILCQGRGSAANSAVCFCLGITAFDPVASGLLFERFLSENRESWPDIDIDFPSGDHREAVIQHVFRKYGERGAAMTANVITYRPKSAFREMSKVLGFPPATADRFSQGSAHGSDEFGDREPEPECEFEARVSALLPPSHPRLPALSRLYHAVLGMPRHLGQHSGGMIVCDRGLDAVVPLQRATMPGRTVVQWDKDDCEDLGIVKIDLLGLGMLAAMEDAIAICSSRGRPVDLAKIPHDDEAVYDLMCRTDTVGTFQVESRAQMATLPILRPRCFYDVAVEVAIIRPGPIVGEMRHPYLNRRTGIESVDHIHPLCEPILKRTLGVILFQEQILRIAMDVAGFSGAEADELRRTMGSKRSQEKMGRVVEKLRRGMAERGVDEVAQDRIVQSIGAFALYGFPESHAISFALIAYASCYLKVHHAAEFYTGLLNNQPMGFYSVNSLIQDGKRRGIRFLPVSVVHSEDRTTVVSNDSVRLGLLRIKGLGRETAVRIATERCRRPFTSLADFLDRCQPNQKERRLLAKAGALNQLPSVGHRRAGLWQVELPLYRDLLPPEPREDVLPAMAMAERLAADYTTQSASAGPHPVRLWREQHPELKLPRSVDLIRLPHGFPVSIAGMVICRQRPGTAKGHCFISLEDETGIANLFVPKTTFHTYRLVITAESFLLAEGRVQIGEGDQATVYVTSIRPMPGSDAALTGGSHDFH; encoded by the coding sequence GTGCCTCTCCCCCTGCCAACCTTTTCGGAATTCCACGGGACGTCGGCCTTCTCGTTTCTCCGGGGGGCGAGCCAGCCAGAGACGCTGGTTCACCGAGCCGCGGAACTGGGGTACCGGAGCCTGGCTCTTCCCGACGTGGGGGGCTTCTACGGCTCCGCCCGGGCACACGCCGCCGCCAAGGAGGTCGCCATTCGGGCGATTGTAGCCTCGTCGTTGAAGTTGCCCGACGGAGCCTTCGTTCCCGTCCTCTGCGCCACGCGACGTGGATACCAAATACTCAGCCGGCACCTCACGGATGTTCACTTGGGAACGCCACAGCGAGCCGCGTTGGGCACCGGGGACCTCATTGCGTTGACGGGTGATCGCGAAGGCCCGGTCGTTCGCCACCTCCTTCGCGACGACAAGGACAGTGCGCTAGCCTCCGCCACGAGCCTCGTCGGCACCTTTGGCCCGGGGAACGTCTTCGTGGAACTCAACCGCCACGGCCTTCGTGACGATAGCCGGCTCAATCGTCATCTGATCGATCTGGCGGGCTACCTCAAGCTGCCGCTCGGGGCGTGCAATGCCCCGTTACACGCGACACGTGCCGACCGAATGCTGGCCGACGCGTTCAGCTGCCTCCGGCACCATGTCTCGCTGGATGCCGCTGGCCACCTTCTCGAGCCGAATGGTGAGCGCCATCTAAAATCCCCGCGCCAGATGGTCGAGCTGTTCGCGGACATCCCGGAAGCGATCGACAACGGCCGCCGATTGGAGAAGCGCATTGATTTTACCTTGGAGAACCTCGGCTACCGCTTCCCTGATTACCCGGATGGACGTGGCAATCCGCTCTCGATAGCTGAGCAGCAAACAATGCTCCGCCGATTCACTTACGAAGGATCAGGTAGCCGCTACGCGCCGAACCTTGTTCCTCGCCGGGTGAAGACTCAGCTTGAACATGAGCTAGCCCTGATCGGCCGCCTCGGCTTTGCCGGTTACTTCCTGATCGTCCGCGAGATCATCGAGTTTGCGCGGGGCCGCGGTATCCTCTGCCAAGGCCGGGGCTCCGCGGCAAACAGTGCCGTGTGCTTCTGCTTGGGCATCACGGCGTTCGACCCGGTGGCCAGCGGGCTGCTCTTCGAGCGGTTCCTCAGCGAGAACCGCGAGAGCTGGCCGGACATCGACATCGATTTTCCCTCCGGCGACCACCGCGAGGCGGTCATCCAACACGTCTTCAGGAAGTATGGAGAACGTGGTGCCGCGATGACGGCCAACGTGATCACCTATCGTCCCAAGTCGGCATTCCGGGAAATGAGCAAGGTGCTCGGCTTCCCGCCGGCCACCGCTGATCGCTTCTCCCAAGGGAGCGCGCATGGATCAGACGAGTTTGGCGACCGGGAGCCCGAGCCGGAATGCGAGTTCGAGGCCCGGGTCTCAGCATTGCTGCCGCCGAGCCATCCCAGGCTCCCTGCCTTGTCCCGCCTTTACCACGCGGTCCTCGGTATGCCGCGGCACCTTGGCCAGCACTCCGGCGGCATGATCGTCTGCGACCGGGGGCTCGATGCCGTGGTGCCACTCCAGCGGGCGACGATGCCGGGGCGAACGGTTGTCCAATGGGACAAGGACGACTGCGAAGACCTCGGCATCGTTAAGATCGATCTCCTCGGGCTCGGCATGCTCGCGGCGATGGAGGATGCGATTGCCATCTGTTCCAGCCGGGGGCGTCCGGTCGATCTGGCGAAGATCCCGCACGACGACGAAGCGGTCTACGATCTCATGTGCCGCACCGATACGGTCGGCACCTTCCAGGTCGAGTCACGGGCACAGATGGCGACCTTGCCCATCCTGCGGCCGCGCTGCTTCTACGACGTGGCCGTCGAAGTGGCCATCATCAGACCCGGCCCGATTGTCGGCGAGATGCGGCACCCCTACCTCAATCGCCGTACCGGCATCGAATCGGTCGACCACATCCACCCGCTCTGCGAGCCCATCTTGAAGCGCACGCTCGGCGTTATCCTTTTCCAAGAGCAAATCCTCCGCATCGCGATGGATGTGGCGGGCTTCTCCGGCGCTGAAGCCGATGAACTGCGGCGGACGATGGGCTCGAAACGCTCGCAGGAGAAAATGGGGCGTGTTGTCGAAAAGCTCCGCCGGGGGATGGCGGAGCGAGGAGTGGACGAGGTTGCCCAGGATAGGATCGTCCAAAGCATCGGTGCGTTTGCGCTTTATGGATTCCCGGAAAGCCACGCCATCTCGTTTGCCCTCATTGCCTACGCCTCGTGCTACCTGAAGGTCCACCATGCCGCGGAGTTCTACACCGGCCTGCTCAACAACCAGCCCATGGGATTCTACTCGGTGAATTCCCTGATCCAGGACGGAAAGCGCCGGGGCATTCGATTCCTTCCGGTCTCGGTGGTCCATAGCGAAGACCGGACCACCGTAGTCTCTAACGACAGCGTCCGCCTCGGCCTGCTTCGTATCAAAGGTTTGGGGCGCGAGACCGCAGTACGCATCGCCACCGAACGATGCAGGCGTCCCTTTACCTCGTTGGCCGACTTTCTCGACCGATGCCAACCGAACCAAAAGGAACGCCGGCTGCTCGCGAAGGCGGGCGCGCTCAACCAGCTTCCTTCAGTCGGCCATCGGCGTGCAGGCCTCTGGCAAGTCGAGCTTCCGCTCTACCGCGACCTGCTGCCCCCGGAGCCTCGGGAGGATGTTCTGCCTGCGATGGCGATGGCGGAGCGCCTCGCGGCGGACTACACCACGCAGAGCGCTTCAGCCGGGCCTCATCCTGTGCGCTTATGGCGTGAGCAACATCCCGAGCTGAAGCTGCCGCGCTCCGTCGATCTCATCAGGTTGCCGCATGGCTTCCCCGTGAGCATTGCCGGCATGGTCATCTGTCGCCAACGACCGGGCACCGCCAAGGGTCACTGCTTCATCTCCCTTGAAGACGAGACGGGTATCGCGAACCTGTTTGTGCCGAAAACGACCTTCCACACCTACCGGCTGGTGATCACGGCCGAATCGTTCTTACTCGCGGAGGGGAGGGTTCAGATCGGTGAAGGCGACCAGGCGACCGTCTACGTCACCTCGATCCGCCCGATGCCCGGCAGTGATGCAGCCCTGACCGGCGGCTCCCACGACTTCCATTAG